A segment of the Mycobacteriales bacterium genome:
TCGTGGCCCAGCCGGTGGCGGTGGGCTTGAACTGCGGCCCCATGTAGAACTCGCCGCCGATCGTCCCGTCGCCCTTGTGCTTCCAGTGCGTCGAGACGGTCCAGCCCTCGGTCGGCAGCTCGGGCTCGGTCAGCTCCTGCGCGATGCCGCCCGACGGCGGCGGCGCGGGCTGCGGGTCCGCCTGCGGGGGCGGCAGGACCGCGCTCGCCGACTCCGGCGACTCCATCGGCGGCGGGAACGACACCGGCAGGTCGATCGGGGTCGTCACCGGTTCCGGGACGTCGGCGTAGGCCGGGGGCGTGGCCGCCAGGCGGCCACAGACGACTGCTGCCACGACGGCGAGCGAGACGGCGCGGACGGAACGCACGGTGCTACCTCCACGAGCGGGGCTTGGTGCCTAGCCGGGAGGGGTTGGTGCGCGCGCGGCCGGCGGAACGAGGTGCCCACCCTGGTACACCGACCGCGACGACGACATAGCACGGCGTGATGGTCTTGGGACGTTCCGCCCGGCCACGGGTGGCCCGGTGTGACTACCGCCGGCACCGTCCGGGGCGGTGCCGGCCGGGCCGAAGTCCCGCGCCGGAGCGGGACCTTCGGCGCCCCGCGGCCGCTCGCCACCGGCCGCCGCTCGCCGCGCCTACGATCCGCGGGTGGACACGAGCGCGCGGGGGAACGAGGCGCTGGGCCGGCTGCTCGACACCGCGGAGGACGCGCCGCCGGTGCAGGCGGTCGAGGCGGTGACCCGCGAGCTGGGCCGGGCGCTCGGCGCCACGAGCGTGTCGTTCCTCATCGCCGACCTCTCGGGCCGGTCGCTGGTGCGCCTCGCGCACCTCGAGCCGGGCGGCGGTGCGGACGGCGCCGGCCGGCAGGAGGGCGAGGAGTCCGCGACCGAGCTGCCGTTCGACGGCGGCCCCGCGGAGCAGGCGTTGCGCACGCAGACGGTCCAGGTGGTCCCCGCGACGGCGGGCGGCGAGTGGACGGTGTTCGCGCCGGTGACCGAGCGCGGCGAGGCGCTCGGGCTGCTCGAGCTGACGCTGGCCGGCGAGCCCGGCGACGGGGACGTCGCCAACGTCCTCCGCACCGCGCACGCGCTGGCGTTCGTGCTCATCGCGAACCGCCGGCACACCGACATGTTCGAGTGGGGGCAGCGGACCACGCCGTTCACGCTGCCCGCCGAGATCCAGCGGCGGCTGCTGCCGTCGGCGTTCACGTGCGAGGCCGGCGCGTTCACGCTGTCGGCGTGGCTGGAGCCGGCCGCCCACGTCGGCGGCGACACGTTCGACTACAGCCTCGGCCGAGACGCGCTGGTCCTGTCGGTGACGGACGCGATGGGCCACGGCGTCAGCAGCGCGCTGACCGCGACGTTGTGCGTCGGCAGCCTGCGGAACACCCGCCGGCGCGGCGCCGGCCTGGTCGAGCAGGCGGCCGCGGCGAACGCCGCGCTGTTCGCGCACACGGACGGCCTGGGGATCGAGGCGTTCGCGACGGGCGTGCTCGGCTCGCTCGACCTGGCGAGCGGCGCGTTGTCGCTGCTGAACGCCGGCCACGTCGCGCCGTACCTCGCGCGCGGCGACACGGTGTCCGCCGTCGCGCTGCCCGACGGGCTGCCGCTCGGGCTGTTCGAGGACGCGCGGCACGAGCAGTCGTCGCTGCGACTCGAGCCGGACGACCGGCTGGTCTTCGTGACCGACGGGATGATCGAGCGCCAGGCGGCGGCCGTCGACCTGGTCGCCGAGATCCGGCAGACCAGGGCGCTGCACGCGCGGGAGACGACGCGCTACCTCGCCGACGCCGTCCTCGCGGCGACGGGCGGGGAGCTCGCCGACGACGCGACGCTGCTCGTCCTGGACTGGCACGGCGGCCACGGCGGACGGGGTGCGGACCGCACCACCGCGGGGGGCGCCGACCCCGCGCGGGCGAGCAGCGGGACCGCGGCGGACTGAGACCTAACGGCGCCGCGGAGCGGGCAGGTGCAGCAGCCCCGGCGGGTGCGCCCACAGCCGGGCGCTGAGCTCCTCGAACGTCAGCGCCGGGGCGTAGTGGAAGCCCTGCGCGGACTCGCAGCCGATCGCGACGACGGCGTCGTGCTGCGCGGCGGTCTCCACGCCTTCGGCGGTGACGCTCAGCCCGAGGGCGTGCGCGAGCCTGGTGACCGCCGCGACGATCTCGCTGCCGGTGTGCTGCTCGCCGATGTCGGCGACGAACCCCTGGTCGATCTTCACGATGTCCACCGGGAAGCGGCGCAGGTAGTTCAGCGAGGAGTAGCCGGTCCCGAAGTCGTCCAGCGCGAGCCGCACGCCGAGGCTCTTGAGGTCGGCGAACACCGTCGTGGCGCGCGCGCTGTCGTCCAGGAACATGCCCTCGGTCATCTCCAGGATCAGGTGCGACGGCCGCATCCCCGTGCGGTCGAGCGCCGCGGCGACGGTGTCGCGGAACCCGGGGCCCATGAGCTGGCGCACCGACACGTTCACGGCCAGGTCCAGGGGCGTGTCCGGGTGCTCCCGCAGCCAGCGCATGTGGTCGCGGCAGCCGCGGTCGAGGACCCACGCGCCGATGTCGACGATCAGCGAGCTCTCCTCGGCGATGCCCACCATCGCGGGAGCCGGAACGGCGCCGCGGCTCGGGTGGGTCCAGCGCAGCAGCGCCTCGACGCCGGTGACCTCGCCGCTGCCGGCGCGCACGATCGGCTGGTACGACACCGCCAGGGCGTCGTGGGAGAACGCCGCGCGGAGGTCCTGCTGGAGCGCCCGGAGGTCGGCGGACCGGTGGGCCTCGGTCAGGTCGATGACCTGGTGGGCGCCGCCGCCCTTGCGCTTGGCCTGGTACATCGCGATGTCGGCGTCGCGGACCAGGTTGCGGGTGATGTCCTCCGCGTGGCCGGAGAAGGCCATGCCGACGCTGGCGCTGATGCTGATCTCGACCTGCGTGGTGCCCCCGTCCGCCACCACGAACGGCGTGGTGAACGCGCTGTCGATGCGGTTCGCGAGCTCCTCGATGTCGGAGGCGGCGCGCAGGTCCTCGCACAGGATCACGAACTCGTCGCCGGAGACCCTGGCCAGGGTGTCGCCGGGGCGCAGCAGGGTGGACAGCCGCGCCGCCACCGCGATGAGCAGCGCGTCGCCGACCGGGTGGCCGTACGTGTCGTTGACCTGCTTGAAGCCGTCGAGGTCCGCGAACAGCACCGCGGCCTCGGTGTGCGAGCGGCGCGCGCGGTCCGCCGCGTGGGCGAGGCGCTGCTGGAGCAGCACCCGGTTCGGCAGCCCGGTGAGGGCGTCGTGCAGCGTGCTCGCGCGGAGGCGGTCCGCGGCCTCGCGCGCGTCCTGGCGGGCCTGCGCGTTCAGCAGGTAGGCGGCGGCGACGTCCGCGAGCGTCTGCGCCGCCGCCATGTCGTCCGGCGCCAGCGGGCCGGGGGTGTCGCGGTACAGGTCCAGCGCGCCGAGCCGGCCGTCGTCGTGCCGCAGCGGGAACGTGAACACCGCGGCCACCCGGGCACCCGCGGCGGCGGCCGAGAACTCCGGGAAGCGCGGGTCGGTCAGGAGGTCCGGGATGCTGACCGCCACGCCGGTCTGGTACGCGACGACGCAGGGACCCCGGCCCGTCTCGGTCTGCAACGTCTCGAACTCCAGGGCGGCGTCGTTCGAGGCGGCGACGTAGTGCGGGTTCTTCCCGGGGGAGATCAGCGTCACGCCGGCGGCGGTGACGGGCAGCACGTCGACGATGCGTTCGACCAGGCGGTCGAGGATCGCCTGGATGGGGAAGTCGGTGACCATGGTGCGCGCGAACTCGCTCAGCACCGCTGAGAGCTGCCGCTCCTGTGTCATCGCACGTCCCGGCCCGCGGAGAACCTGCCCGCATGGTCTGGACGGGGTCGCCTCGAGGAGGAGACATCACCGAGTGTAACCCGCACGGCCGGTGCGGCCCCCTGTCCGGTACGTCTGATTCGCGGGCGTATGGGCAACCCCTCAGGACGGCGGGACGGACAGGGTGTCCAGGGCGATGGCGCCGCGGGTGACGGCGTAGGCGGTCTCGGTGAGCTTGAGGTTGTGGTCGCGGGCGTACCGGCGCAGCGACTCGAACGCCGTGTCCATGTCGACGGCGAACCGCTCGGCGAGCACGCCCTTCGCCTGCTCGATGACGACGCGGCTGTTCAGCGCGTGCTGGAGCTGCTCGGCCATCGCCGAGCTGCGGTGCGCGGAGCGCCGTTGCAGGATGCCGATGGTCGCCACGTCGGCGAGCGCCTGGGCGAGGCGCTGGTCCTTCGCCGACACCGGCTCGGCGCGGGCGTGGAAGACGTTGAGCGCCCCGATGACCTGGTCGCGCAGCCGCATCGGCATCGCGGCGACGGAGCCGAAGCCGGCCGCGAGCGCGGCGGGGACGAACCTCGGCCAGCGCGCCCGCTCCGCGTCGAGGTCCGCGCAGGCGACGGAGGTCCCGGTCCGGACGCAGTCCAGGCACGGCCCTTCGTTGGTCTGGAGCTGGAAGACCTCCAGCAGCCGGATCTCGTCGCTGGACGAGGCGACGACCGCGAGGTTGCCCTTCTGGTCGTCGAGCAGCAGCCCGGCGGCCTTGACGCCGAGCAGGTCCACGCAGGCGCGGGTGAGCTGGTCGAGCAGGTCGACGACGTCGTAGTCGTCGACGAGGGTGTCGGCGAGCAGCACGAAGATGTCGGCGAGCGCCTGCTCCCGGTCCGCGACGGCGGGCCCGCGGGTGACGTCGTCGTCGGTCATCGTTCCTCCTTCGAGAAGCGCAGACGGCGTTCCACGACGTCGGTCGCGACGGCCACCAGTGGCTGCTCCGCGGCGAATGCCCGCGCGCGCAGCATCGCGAACGCCTCCTCCGTGGTGACGCCGAGCTGCACCTGGAGCATCCCGGTGGCCTGGTGCACCTGGAGCTGGTAGGTGGAGCGCGCGTCCGGGTCGTCCGCGAACGGGTCGTCGCGGCCGAGGTCGAGGTCCAGCAGCGCGAGCGCGGCGACGTCGGCGGCCATCGACGCGGCCGTGACGTGGTCGCCGTCGAGGTCGCCGCCCGCGTCCCGGTAGAGGTCGAGCGCGCCCACGCCCATGACCCCGATGCGCAGCGGGAACGCGAACACCGCCCGCACGCCGGCCGCCGCCGCCCCCTCGGTGAACGCCGGCCACCGCCCGGCCACGGCGTCGTCCGGCCCGGCGAGGTCCGGGACGAGGACGGGGGCGCCCGAGCGCACCGCGTCGAAGGCCGGCCCCTCGCCGAGGGTGAACTGGAGGTCCTCGATCCGCGCGGACACGTCGTCGGTCGCGTAGACGACGCCGCGGTTGCCGGCCGCCGTCATCATCGAGATCCCGGCGCCGGTGACGTCGAGCGTCTCGACGCAGAGGGTGCAGATCCGGCGTGGCCGGTCGGCGCGTTCGGCGGCCGTCGCCGCCAGCCGCCGCGCCCAGCCCTCCCGGTCCACGGTCACGTCGCCAGGACGGCGAGGGCCGCCACGTCGTCGGCGAGGCCGCCGTCGCAGAAGGTCAGGACGGTGCCGATGACCGTGTCGACGACGGCGTGCGCGTCCGCGCGGCTGCGGGCGAGCAGGTCGCGCAGCCGCGCGTCCCCGAACTGCTCGGTGCCCCGGCGGGCCTCCGGCACGCCGTCGGTGTAGACGAGCAGCAGGTCGCCCGGCGCGAGGTGGAGCCGGCGTTCCTCCAGGTTCGCGTCGGGCCCGCAGCCCAGCAGCCCGCCGGGCGGCTCGACCACCTCCACCGTGCCGTCGGCGCGCCGGAGCAGCGGCGCGGGGTGCCCGCCGCGCACGAGGGTCGCCTCGACCCCCTCCGGTGTCGCCCGGGTGGTCAGGTAGACGCAGGAGAGGAACCGTTCGGGCTCTCCCTGGCCGAGCACGACGTCGTTCAGCCCGGCCAGCACCAGGCTCGGGGACGGCTGGAGCCCGGCGAGGGTACGGACGGTGTAGCGGGCCAGGCCGGCCAGCGTGGCGGCGCGCGCCCCGTGGCCGACCACGTCGCCCATGACGACGCCCCACCGCCCCGCCGGGAGCTCGAAGACGTCGTAGAAGTCGCCGCCGACGAGCATCACGCCGCCGCCGGCGAAGAAGCGGGCCGCGACGTCGAGGCCCGGCACGGTCGGGAACTCGGGCGGCAGCAGGCTCTCCTGCAACGTGGCCGCCAGCTCGGTGCTCGCCCGCGCGCCCTCGCGCGCCGCGTGCCGCGCCTGGGCGTTGAACAGGTAGGCGGCCGCGACGTCGGCGAGCGTCTGTGCGCCGACGAGGTCCGCCTCCGGCAGGTCGAGCGGC
Coding sequences within it:
- a CDS encoding GAF domain-containing SpoIIE family protein phosphatase encodes the protein MDEQRLTTVLVEFARTLTADFSIQKILDHLVDRIVEVIPVDGAGVLLMDSDVEHRFVAASDEMIRGVEALQMELQEGPCLQAYRTGRHVAVRDLARDRTFARFSPAAARAGLGAVYGFPLRLDDRQLGALELYAKEPLDLPEADLVGAQTLADVAAAYLFNAQARHAAREGARASTELAATLQESLLPPEFPTVPGLDVAARFFAGGGVMLVGGDFYDVFELPAGRWGVVMGDVVGHGARAATLAGLARYTVRTLAGLQPSPSLVLAGLNDVVLGQGEPERFLSCVYLTTRATPEGVEATLVRGGHPAPLLRRADGTVEVVEPPGGLLGCGPDANLEERRLHLAPGDLLLVYTDGVPEARRGTEQFGDARLRDLLARSRADAHAVVDTVIGTVLTFCDGGLADDVAALAVLAT
- a CDS encoding EAL domain-containing protein, whose product is MTQERQLSAVLSEFARTMVTDFPIQAILDRLVERIVDVLPVTAAGVTLISPGKNPHYVAASNDAALEFETLQTETGRGPCVVAYQTGVAVSIPDLLTDPRFPEFSAAAAGARVAAVFTFPLRHDDGRLGALDLYRDTPGPLAPDDMAAAQTLADVAAAYLLNAQARQDAREAADRLRASTLHDALTGLPNRVLLQQRLAHAADRARRSHTEAAVLFADLDGFKQVNDTYGHPVGDALLIAVAARLSTLLRPGDTLARVSGDEFVILCEDLRAASDIEELANRIDSAFTTPFVVADGGTTQVEISISASVGMAFSGHAEDITRNLVRDADIAMYQAKRKGGGAHQVIDLTEAHRSADLRALQQDLRAAFSHDALAVSYQPIVRAGSGEVTGVEALLRWTHPSRGAVPAPAMVGIAEESSLIVDIGAWVLDRGCRDHMRWLREHPDTPLDLAVNVSVRQLMGPGFRDTVAAALDRTGMRPSHLILEMTEGMFLDDSARATTVFADLKSLGVRLALDDFGTGYSSLNYLRRFPVDIVKIDQGFVADIGEQHTGSEIVAAVTRLAHALGLSVTAEGVETAAQHDAVVAIGCESAQGFHYAPALTFEELSARLWAHPPGLLHLPAPRRR
- a CDS encoding GAF and ANTAR domain-containing protein translates to MTDDDVTRGPAVADREQALADIFVLLADTLVDDYDVVDLLDQLTRACVDLLGVKAAGLLLDDQKGNLAVVASSSDEIRLLEVFQLQTNEGPCLDCVRTGTSVACADLDAERARWPRFVPAALAAGFGSVAAMPMRLRDQVIGALNVFHARAEPVSAKDQRLAQALADVATIGILQRRSAHRSSAMAEQLQHALNSRVVIEQAKGVLAERFAVDMDTAFESLRRYARDHNLKLTETAYAVTRGAIALDTLSVPPS
- a CDS encoding PP2C family protein-serine/threonine phosphatase, giving the protein MDTSARGNEALGRLLDTAEDAPPVQAVEAVTRELGRALGATSVSFLIADLSGRSLVRLAHLEPGGGADGAGRQEGEESATELPFDGGPAEQALRTQTVQVVPATAGGEWTVFAPVTERGEALGLLELTLAGEPGDGDVANVLRTAHALAFVLIANRRHTDMFEWGQRTTPFTLPAEIQRRLLPSAFTCEAGAFTLSAWLEPAAHVGGDTFDYSLGRDALVLSVTDAMGHGVSSALTATLCVGSLRNTRRRGAGLVEQAAAANAALFAHTDGLGIEAFATGVLGSLDLASGALSLLNAGHVAPYLARGDTVSAVALPDGLPLGLFEDARHEQSSLRLEPDDRLVFVTDGMIERQAAAVDLVAEIRQTRALHARETTRYLADAVLAATGGELADDATLLVLDWHGGHGGRGADRTTAGGADPARASSGTAAD
- a CDS encoding ANTAR domain-containing protein; amino-acid sequence: MTVDREGWARRLAATAAERADRPRRICTLCVETLDVTGAGISMMTAAGNRGVVYATDDVSARIEDLQFTLGEGPAFDAVRSGAPVLVPDLAGPDDAVAGRWPAFTEGAAAAGVRAVFAFPLRIGVMGVGALDLYRDAGGDLDGDHVTAASMAADVAALALLDLDLGRDDPFADDPDARSTYQLQVHQATGMLQVQLGVTTEEAFAMLRARAFAAEQPLVAVATDVVERRLRFSKEER